The DNA segment AACTACATGTGAATAGGAAACTATTGTCTCAAGTATATAGTCCATTAGTCAAGCCAAGCACAGAAAAAGTAGAATTTGTTGTTTGATAAAATATTGCTTTTATTATGCTTTTGGTGAATTTCAAACAAAGTAGAAAACATGTCTTCAATGTCAAAATCTAACAAGAGAAAATGTTTGGGTACTTTTATAATTTATATAAaattgtttcattcatcatacaTGCCTAAAACGCTGTATAGCATTCAAACATACAAAATACATCTAATCCGATCATTTTATTTCTACATACAATAAATGCTAAAAATCCTTAAACTCACTTTTTTTGATCAGTTGTGAAACAAACAGGAAGCAACAGCAAGGAAACAGGAAGctgaaatacccccccccccccccttctggtcAAGCATTGAATATTAGAAAATGCATCTAGAGCCCGAGGTAGTCTGTGATTCCGAGTACACAAAGACAACATCTGAACATTGTACCGTTATTTACTCATGGCTTATACTGTAGTACGGGCCACCTCTCTCACCTTACACTGAACATCAGGCAGGGCATAGATCTACTACTTATTCAGACAACTCTGTCCCATCATTAAGACCATTTCCTGTCAATTCATGAAATTACATGTAATTAGGTTATGCATTTCAACACATACACCCATGAACACATAGCATTGTGTGCAAAACCAAGTGATGCACTGTTCTATGAGATCCCTTTGTTTAACACAGGAACTCTCACATAACTGTTCAGTCTTCCTACTCACAAGACTGCTGCACATCACTTACTACTGAGCGAGCCGCCAAAAGAATTGTCCTACAAGCTGCAGAGGCACATTTATACGTTTGACCGGCAAAGTCGGTTTGTTTGGATGGGAAATGTGACGTTCTTCTTGAGCCCGTCTAATATGTTAGATGGTTTGCACTGTTGGGACTTTTCCACTGGTTCTATTGCACAGAAAAGTGAATCATGCACACAACAGGACTTCACACAGTTCCAAAAAAACTCACCCAGTATTTGGGTTTTCAGGGCATGGTTTGATAAGGCAGTTTCCCGTTTCTGACGGCAGGTCAGTGAGTGGCGTTGGGCTATTGTCACACCAGCGAGGCAAgcacaaggagagagggaagagactaGCTTTCATTTGGCCTACAATATGTTCAAttatccacccctctctcctaagGTTAGCCTCAAACAGAATAGGCTAGTGTCTCTCAGCGGGGCCAGTCTCTCCTTCACTTCAAGGCAGATAAGTAGAATCTACAAGAGGAGACCACACCCATCATCTCCACTCTCCAGGTCACATCTCCATCCTCAGTTCTAGTACATTCCTCCCCATGGTCTCCACGTCCTCAGTTACACAGGTATTCCTCCAGGGGTAGCTTGTCAAAGTCGTAGGCGTCGAACAGGTCGCTGATCCCCTCGTCCTCCCCCAGACTGAGCATATAGTCCTCGTTgagcagggggggggacaggttgAGGAAGGGCCCTCCCAGAGCCATCTGGTCATCTGTCTGCTGCAGCAGGCTGGTGAATGGGGAGGTGATGGGGGACAGGCTGGTCACAGACACCGCAGGGGTGGCAGGGATGCTGCGGCCCACGCCGTCGCTGCTGCCGCTCTTGCAGGAGTTCTCGGCAGACTCTGTGGGACAAGACTCTGCGTGAGCAACATTCACCTACCCACCGACCTAGTGCAATCACTACCACACCGACCTACTGTGCTTAACCAGTAACCCATCCTATTCCTCAACACACACTAGACTAGTCCTAGACTTTCGGAGTACACGATAAGGCCAAGTCACAGCCATGTAAAGCCCTTAAACACCTGTTGGTTATTGACCACAAAAATGTTGCGTTGCTAGCGAATAAGGCAAGACACCCAATCAGGACCGGCGTTTACCTTCCAACACTTTTAGGAAGGGTGGGTTGCCATTGCCGTCGAGTCCGGCTTGATTGACCGGGCTGCTGGGTGTGTTCTCATcaggacacaaaaacacatctaTGGGCCCCTTAGTGCTGGTGAGATGGACGGACAGACTCTGTAGACGAGGGAAAGGTCCATTAGCAGGTCCAAATATGGTAAATCTATACAAAAGGTGTACCTTGGGTTTGTAATCAATGTGGTATTTAGCTAATACATAGTGGGTGAGCAGACAGGATGGTGTTTGTAATGGAGTTGGAGGTTAGCTGACAGGTAGTAGGCAGGTGATCTCACCTCCTCCGGGTCAGGAACTTCCAGCTTGGTGTCTGAAGGGGCCTTCACCACGATCACCGTCTGGTCATCAAGGTTACCCAGCTGGCGGATGTCCTGGTACGTCACGTATGCAAACGTGGACGGGGCCGGTTAAAGAAACAACGCTTCATCTTATCGAGAGGCTATGAAAGTAGCCAATTATCCCAGACTGGGTTAAGCCAAGTTTGAGGCCAGGAACTCCTACTGGGGGAATCCCCATTGAAATGTTGTTAGGTCCAGGACCCTAAATGCAGCAGGTGGGTATTGAGTGCAAAGTTTCcagtaaatgtattcattttatgtttgtgcatgtgaaGGTAGTGTGTAGCCTAAAACTGGACAAAGCCAGGGGGGCCATACAGCATGGGAAATGTAAGGGGGTTGTGTCAGGTACATCAAAAGGATATTTCTGGTTGTGTGTCGCCTCGGTCAGCTGTTTGACATCCAGGCTGCAGTCATGGATCAGCTGGTccagcctgccctcctccaggcccaggTCAGACAACTCCTCAGTCAGCCTCTGGCGCTGGTTCAAAGTTCCGCCACTCTCGGAAAGACTGCAACCCCTaccagaagagaaagagggcaaAACAAGGAGACAGGAAAAGGATGAGATACCTTGTGAACATAGTCTCCTAATTAAATGCGAGAATGTATGTTTGCAGTCCTAGTAATGTCATGCAGTTTGTCTCAAAATTCTTTCATGTTAACTTGTTCCATGTAGTGATGGTCAGTTTTCAAGGCACTTACATCCACTGAATGTTATTTTTGGACTTCTTCTTGATAAGGTGGATTCCCTCCAGCACGTTAGTGATGTCATACAGTCGCCTCTTCTGGACGTTGAGGATCTCAGCCGCCTGGTTCAGGTCAAGGACTCCGTCGGACGACTGGCCAAGAAGATCCACAAACTTCTTGGTCAAGAGGCCCAGCGAGGTGTCATAGCGCGTCTTCTCAGCAGGAGACTTCGGAGCTGGTCAGACAGATTAATGGGAGAAAATGTAATCAATGTTAGACTTCCACTGTCAGTGTATTCGGAGGGGGTAGCGATTTGGACATAACCACAATCCATCTCACTTTTGGGGCTCCTGAGTTCTGGCACTGCAGCTCCGTGTCTGGCTCGGCCTCCACCTCGACCCCCACCTCGGCCTCTGAGGTTCTTGGCTCCCTCAATGGGGTAAGTCTGGTCAGACTCATCCAACGCCAATCTCCTTTTCACCTATGAGGGGAGAAAATGTATGTTCTGAGCACTTTATTtgtttgctctggataagagcgtctgctaaatgactaaatgttttaaATCACAATTTTAGGGTTTGCAAGGGGCATTTAGGTATTGTAGCCTACTGGGATAAAATGAGATAGTAATACTAACAAATGACAATATAGACCTGAATTAAGGTATGTGCTATGAATGTCACTCAATGTAATCATATTGTGAGCATAGTTACACTTGTGTATGGAAAATACCAAATTGAGGGACAGCTGACTGTGCAAAACAAGTATTGTATCTAGTAGATACCCAACTACAAACTGCTGGATTTATAAAATGTTATGACAATATGCCATTGTCCTGGAATAGTTGACTTGGTCAATCTACCTGCTCTCTCGACAGTTTGCATGATCCAATTTTATCGAGTGCAATATTAACAGTCATGTCGACAAATTCCCCTCCCCCATCGAGTCCAAAACACGAACAGGCCCTCACCCCCAATGTGTTTCTGCAACTATCCAGCTAGCTGTACAAACTGTCAATCTGATAGATGTTTTAAATCAAATCTCGCAATGGCAAACTGTTCGCGAAAATGTGTGGTGTACAAGTGTCAATGAAAGCCTGCACGCTCTATAATTGACCGAAGAGATTAGCTGGCTAACTTTACCTAGCTTGCCAGCTCAATAGGTTCCCCAAAACAAATGTCAGAACGACCTGGCTAGCTAAGCTAGGCTACGAAAGAAGGCTACGTTGGTTAGCTGCTTGCTagccagctaactagctagcaacTTTGCAGTTTTTTTGGTATCCACAGAAAGTATTTTCACATTTGGTTTTCCTGTATGTCATTTGTCAAACATGGGTAACCAAAAAGCAAGCAAGTTAAGCAAACATGTAAATAGACCTGAAAAACAATTCCTTAGCCAATGATGGGGCTAAAGAGCTAGCTGGCAGTCTTTATAGCTGCGATGTCCAGAGATAAGGTATACATGGATTAAAATGTAATTATTCGCTGGTTACCCGTGGACGTCCTAGTGTGGGTCGCTGTCCAACACCGTTTGTTCCATGCGGAGTTGAATAAATATTACCACTGGGAGGTTGTG comes from the Osmerus eperlanus chromosome 7, fOsmEpe2.1, whole genome shotgun sequence genome and includes:
- the LOC134023254 gene encoding transcription factor E2F3-like isoform X3 — protein: MDSWDEIQQTVNTVKRRLALDESDQTYPIEGAKNLRGRGGGRGGGRARHGAAVPELRSPKTPKSPAEKTRYDTSLGLLTKKFVDLLGQSSDGVLDLNQAAEILNVQKRRLYDITNVLEGIHLIKKKSKNNIQWMGCSLSESGGTLNQRQRLTEELSDLGLEEGRLDQLIHDCSLDVKQLTEATHNQKFAYVTYQDIRQLGNLDDQTVIVVKAPSDTKLEVPDPEESLSVHLTSTKGPIDVFLCPDENTPSSPVNQAGLDGNGNPPFLKVLEESAENSCKSGSSDGVGRSIPATPAVSVTSLSPITSPFTSLLQQTDDQMALGGPFLNLSPPLLNEDYMLSLGEDEGISDLFDAYDFDKLPLEEYLCN
- the LOC134023254 gene encoding transcription factor E2F3-like isoform X2, whose amino-acid sequence is MRKGISTARDKTTNVCISQPPSGNIYSTPHGTNGVGQRPTLGRPRVKRRLALDESDQTYPIEGAKNLRGRGGGRGGGRARHGAAVPELRSPKTPKSPAEKTRYDTSLGLLTKKFVDLLGQSSDGVLDLNQAAEILNVQKRRLYDITNVLEGIHLIKKKSKNNIQWMGCSLSESGGTLNQRQRLTEELSDLGLEEGRLDQLIHDCSLDVKQLTEATHNQKFAYVTYQDIRQLGNLDDQTVIVVKAPSDTKLEVPDPEESLSVHLTSTKGPIDVFLCPDENTPSSPVNQAGLDGNGNPPFLKVLEESAENSCKSGSSDGVGRSIPATPAVSVTSLSPITSPFTSLLQQTDDQMALGGPFLNLSPPLLNEDYMLSLGEDEGISDLFDAYDFDKLPLEEYLCN
- the LOC134023254 gene encoding transcription factor E2F3-like isoform X1, giving the protein MRKGISTARDKVVIAGVGGSTLDKNAILTALSDRLTTNFTTATYIQIITPPPCFTQTTNVCISQPPSGNIYSTPHGTNGVGQRPTLGRPRVKRRLALDESDQTYPIEGAKNLRGRGGGRGGGRARHGAAVPELRSPKTPKSPAEKTRYDTSLGLLTKKFVDLLGQSSDGVLDLNQAAEILNVQKRRLYDITNVLEGIHLIKKKSKNNIQWMGCSLSESGGTLNQRQRLTEELSDLGLEEGRLDQLIHDCSLDVKQLTEATHNQKFAYVTYQDIRQLGNLDDQTVIVVKAPSDTKLEVPDPEESLSVHLTSTKGPIDVFLCPDENTPSSPVNQAGLDGNGNPPFLKVLEESAENSCKSGSSDGVGRSIPATPAVSVTSLSPITSPFTSLLQQTDDQMALGGPFLNLSPPLLNEDYMLSLGEDEGISDLFDAYDFDKLPLEEYLCN